The window CACCCACTCCTATTATCCAAAATGTCGCCAcggtaaaaactaaaaaaaaaaaaaaagaaagataagaaaaaggtactagaaaaagagagagagagagagaggtatgTAAACATGTTTTTTGACATGTTTGGTTTGGATTTCAAATCTACAACGCCACCACGGTGGTTTAACCCTTGGTGGCGGTAGCCACGACTTGAGACCCAGACGGCGGAGGAGCCACAACTTTTTTCTTCGACGCCATGACAAACTTCTCCTTTCTCTCGTCCTGGTTTATCTGCTGTTGGCGACACTCCAGGCTGCAGAAAGCACTATCACccctggaaaaaaaaatcattcaaattctaatcaaatcaaattcattaaaaaaaaattaaccgaGTCCATGTCAGTAaacgaaattttttttaatttacaaaaaagaattaataagaCTCAATTGCATCAGTTCAATTCTATAACGTAACAGAACAGAAAGTTACAGaactgttataatttttttgtggcTGGTACCTGTACATGTAGATGTCGCGACCGGGCACGAGAGGGCGTTTGCAGAGGGAACACGCACGAAGGAAGTGACGCGCGTCGCCGAAATACGAAGAATGTCTTCTGAGGATTTTGGGTGATGCCAACATCCTCGTAGTCTGATCTGCTGCTGCCGAGGGACCAACACCTGATCTCTGTTGgtcggcggcggcggcggcatCGGCGGCTGTGTTCAGATCCAAGGTCATTTCGGACATGCTTGTTGTTCTCTTCATTGGAGGACGAGGTCTCTTTCCGAGCAGCATCTTAGgtttattgattttgatgttaTCTTTCTGGTTCCTTAATTCTCTCTCTTCTATCTAGCAGTGGTGCTTTTGCTTATTTGTGAATTGgtgtgaagaagaagagagagagagacagagagagggGGGGGAGGGTAGTGAAGTGGGTGAAGGTGAAAACAGTATTGTTTGAGGGgagataaataaaaacaagagcCTGAAACCGAGGAGCTAAGCAACGccgttgattttttttgttttgtttgagaGTGATGTACTTTGATCAACCCCGTTAACGAGAATTGAAATCTCACGTCAACTCTTTCAAATCTAATTAGGGTCATAGATTAgtctaatataattaaaattgaaaaatagaagCTTATTCAAAAAATTAGCAATACTAgaataaatcaaaaataaaaaaataaacttattagattagatttaatataaaaaaccaatttaatctaattaaaactgaaattgtacatatatattatttataaatttatgatatcaCTAAAAtttgtgtatattttttaatagtctcatatttatattttatttcttatatatttataaaattattaatatcttatatttataactaaatttattttcaactatTTAAGTGAAAATACGTATATTTATCAAGTTAAGTAAATTTACTTTTAAGAGTATATATCTAAAGAGTTATATTGAGTTACACAATAACTTAtagaagaaaaattttaaattttatactattttaattatgtttaatatatatattatcgtttagttaatatttttcaaaatgaaaaaaagtaacACTAAAATTGAAAATCTATCCAATCCAACTACTTTACAATGCATTGGtttgaatcaaatttaaattttaaatgaaatttattggatgatcaattaaaaaaaaaagtaatcaagACTGTCTAACTAAATTGGTTGAGTAAAATGTGCTACTTGAATTTAAttcttttgaatgaaaaaaaaactctaatatttctttaaaaaaattaattcaatccaaTTCATGAATCCTCAaactctaatatttttttaaacagcaGAAAATGGATACAATACAAGACGATTTACAGCActcatttcctcaaactctaATATTCTtagtcaatcaatttaattttcgaTCATGTAACGTGAATTATTGatatagttttaattaattagaaaatatattaaatataaattttaaataattataataattcaatcccaaaaacttaattattattgaattttatattaacttACCGTATATAATAATcgataattaaataatagtgtatgtgtcttttatataattaaagtatattttaattacatcccatatttttcaacaataataaatatacctaccaaaaaaattaatttctatccTTATTCacacttttcatttatttactttattcaGTTTTCCAATTTACCCTTGCttaaatttctcttttaaatatggacactttttctctctttaattcctttaaaaagaaatctcttttaaataaaattcaagattgaattggTATTTATCttataccaaaaacaaaattaataaacttattcaCATTATTGCCCATAAATAATGGACTAGAAAAGGTATGGAGTAAGagaatatatatcttttttatattttttatgccttatatgaaataaaaaacatttaacttaattactattttacaagttcatctaatttaagtagtaattaataataatagtgtAACATTTTAGTGGTTTAAATTCCATGTACACTTACAAATTCATTAGAATCGGCCTAGTATAATTTACACAAAAATTAGGTTCAATTAagcttattataaaaaaaaatcacttacaAAATTATAGTGTATCTATACATGTAAGAAAAACATATGGATGTTTAGACTGTATAATTTGATGTTGAATGTTTAATACTCGTATTAATCACATTTCTCTTACATTTATAAATTCAACTATTGGAAATAtcatttattaacttattaattatcttcctcaattaaaattcactatttatttgtttggattttcatttttttattaatataaataaaattcataattagatatattattaaaaaaaattctttatttatattatgtcatttcagttataattttttttatgtagataaaatttaatatttgtgtttattttatatttcattactttttattttatatatatatatatatatatatatatatatatatgaaataatttaaaacaataaaaaaatgaaaatttaaatgttttaccaaaaaataaataatttaaatgattaattttaacttctatttcaaagaaaaactcaaccttttgaaaataaaataaaaataaaagtgagaaGTATGAATAAACAAATCGAAAAGTAAATAATCCTACCCATCAATAATATAccatttttctattaattattatagaaaattttaatgtaagagacttcattaaaatatctttctttttaatttcaaatgataaaaaaatgtgagagaCTTCattaatgaatgaaaaaatataaaataaattttaatatataaaattatgccTAAGGTATAATATGAGAATTAAAagcattaatattttattttattatcatcggtgaaaataatttatttatcaaatttgatttatgttttgactaaattttgaattaattagaatctattttttttcttgattttaaagtttaaaaaaattatgaaaactaaaaatatttttattttattttacctttttagtAGGAAACAAGAGCTTTGGATACTTTCGAGTCTAAAAGACAGATGTCACTTTTCCTGACTCTTATTGGCCACCCGAAGGTCCACATCACTACGCAAAAAAGTTGAAATAGAAATGCTAGATCTTTCAATCAATGAGtttaatagtttttataattatttaagtaaaaaaaagaaagcatgCATGACATAAAACGCATaagcatttaatattttttttcttcagaaatatcaatattaaaattaattttgttataaatttgaTGCTTTTGTGAtgcatttattttaagtttaaacaaagtACGCTATATAATGTTTTCCCTTGAGCACCTTATACAAGCTTATACAACGTGCATTATCTTTtggaaataaattaatacaatattatttaactttttctttttttaaaaaattattatcattaattattagaggatatcaataaattatctttgtattaattaattaaatacccCTTCAGTTTTTGCATTGTTTAAGGCTTTTGCACAGTTTAATAAAtactatttaatttatacaaaattgatttaactatccttaattatttattacttcTTTCTGTCTTTAATATAAGAcactttgaaaataattacacaaaccaataaatagttaattttatgatttttttaaatgttatcaATATACCAATTTTACCTTATTACTAATCATTAACTTGTCAAGTATTATGTATCCCTATCAATAAAAAGCACAAATACTTTGaatatttaataagaaaaagtagtaaaaaaattaaatacttcaaaagaattataaaatgttttatataataTCACTAATTCTTTTTAAATGGTATCTTATATTAAAGACATGAGGgagtattttagaaaattttatactatttccaactatttatttatactcCTATGAACCAATTTTCTTATTTCCACTAAGAAATACTTCCTCCACTTTAAAACCTTGGATAACTAaagttttttcatataaatttaaaatatttaatttaaacaaatttagaCTAAATTATCTTCTTGTATTATATTGTTTTACAATTTTCTATACTATTTGTTTTGAAGATCATTTTCTATACTATTTCTAAGTACTTATTTATATTCCTATTCCTATGAAACAATATTTTACACTATTTTCACTAAAACATTAAGGTTCCATTATAACTACCTTATAAAACTAAAGTTATCAATACTCCACTGGAAAAAAAACACTACTATAAACTACTCAACTACATGAAAGGGTATAACTGGaaaaatttgtataattaaatattgaaattaaataacataatttttaaacaaaaattaaatgctaAGACACCAAAAGTTTTGAAATCTAAGAAGTATCATTAATGTTTCCCTATAAATACATTGTGAAGATAAAAGATACTTTCTCCTGTCTTATATATTGATTACTTTCAACCGAATCATCATGACCAAAGAAGAAAAGTTAAGCCAttaaatatatctaaaaataaaacaagtttttaaTTATACCCTAACATAATTACACATCCAACTAATTCCcctaataactaattaaatgcTTAGCCTAAATTATCATCCCACATTCTCTCTATTTTACGCCATTATTAGCATTCACTCATTAGTCTACTatgagagagaaaacaaaagacatacttaataggaaagaaaagataacacagacgaaaatgtaatttttgaaaaaagtacttatattttcattaattgtaCGGAGTGAGAAGAGTGGGTGAAcgataaatgaaaaatagacCTCCCTAATAATGAAGTATtaagaataatataaaagacaaaattgaaaaatcattattaataggttaattGATAACTTATAAATAAGACCAAATATTCCTTCTAAAATGTGTCAATATATAGGATCGAAGGGAGTACATTAATACTCTATTAAAAATAGTCTTAATTACTCAACAATATATATACGGAAAAAGAAAActggataaatatatatatatatttattgtaaaacaaTCAAagttttgaagaagaaaaaagaagttaaaacaaccaatgttttaaaattgagGAGTATATATTTTGAGTGTCATTGTTCAGCAATATAATAATgttgaattaattttgttacaAGAATTTAACGCTTTATCCTCTATAGCTTTGATACGGATGCgttaatgtattaatttttttcctcgCATGTATCTCTGAACTCATTTCTCAACTCATGGtgcataaattataataataaatagtattattttttataggaaatcaattctatttaatttctttctttatttgaagaaattattattattaattattagaggATATCAATAAATGAGGTTTTCATTTAATTAGTATATGTTTTGAGTTTCCGCTTTTtcagtaataaaataatattaaattaaagaatttaacgCTTTCTTTTATAGCTTTTAAATGGATATTGTTTGGTAATACGTATGATTTAAAAAACGTATCATTATTTATTggagaaatattaattaatgagttTTCTTTATCGattcattatgtattttttagtgatataaatatttttactgattttttcatattatattaaaatgatctttttaatttaaaataaaaatctttaattgaaagtaagaaacataaaatataaaggGTTAAATTAATATGTAGGTTCTTAAACTATTTGTCAATTTTTATTTCAGTTCCTGAATTATTTTTgggacctaattaaaaaataatagtatatacaagaactcaattgaaaaaaataatttagaaacctATTTAAATTTTGACATATTCAAGTGTAAATAGACACTTTAGTCCATGTAGTTTGCATTCAgtgacatttttgtttttaaactatgaaaataatcattttagtttataaaattcTAAATGCATTGATAATTTAGTCCAATAgtcaattttatgtttttatatttgttgttaGGTACATTTAGGGTGTCTATTGGGCAGAATGTGTTTCATTATCATCTATCAAAATAGAATCGTCAATTTTGTTGTTATTAGTAGCCGGAGATACTCATTGATAATGTGTCTAATGTTGTTGATGAGCCAATAGTTAACAACAAATGAACAAGTGCATGCTTAATGGGTGAGGATGCAAGTGTGGATGACTCTATTGGAGATGATGTTGTACATGAAATATATAAGATAGCAAAAAACCTTGTTGCTCAGTGTAGAGATAATTACTATCTTTGATAGTCATTTTAAttatctaacttttttttactagCTGAAAAGTTTACTTACTGTTtcataaacaagtttttttaagtaatttttagtatttttttagtagcttttagcatattttaaattttacttgaagTAATATTTCTTAAAACGTTAGCTTCTATCTTctagctttttaaattttatttcttttttatccttaaaatatttattcaattttcttattacCTTTTTTCAAATAtgtcatttatgttattttatattttctagttACTTCAATAACTAGTTTTaccaaaatactaataatttaataaattaatttttcaaactttcagtTACTAGCTTTGAGCTAGTTTTTTGGAAGATAACCTATGACAATGGTGTGGATAATGTGGAAGAAGGAAATGCAGTGGCTATAAAATATGCAAGAGTGTAGTTTCCTTTCCAAGTGAACcacctcaaaaaa of the Glycine max cultivar Williams 82 chromosome 13, Glycine_max_v4.0, whole genome shotgun sequence genome contains:
- the LOC100796944 gene encoding FCS-like zinc-finger domain-containing protein, translating into MLLGKRPRPPMKRTTSMSEMTLDLNTAADAAAAADQQRSGVGPSAAADQTTRMLASPKILRRHSSYFGDARHFLRACSLCKRPLVPGRDIYMYRGDSAFCSLECRQQQINQDERKEKFVMASKKKVVAPPPSGSQVVATATKG